The bacterium genome window below encodes:
- a CDS encoding UPF0182 family protein, which yields MNPRKIVVGLIVLLFILSSLGRQAVNLYTDWLWFGGVGFQSVFVQILTTKVLIGLICGISFFLLTFINPFLAKLFSPKRRLLIIEPDLFEIPHKEEFAPFINKFLLIIILLMAIFVGYGSSNKWEEYLQFMNPTSFNLCDPLFSKDISFYVFKLPFIKYVYQLLCFSLGLGVVLVIGIYLFEGAMRITTGGLRFVPAFKIHISILASLIFGLISLGIILRMYELLYSPRGVVFGASWTDIHAYLPVLKILFVLGLITGISFLMNIFFTNWKITIGLCGLMLVIWVLGGRMYPEVIQRLQVAPNEIRMEEPYIKLNIKYTRSAYNLNKIEIKEFPAQETLTLADLKANDMTIKNIRLWDQEPLLSTYGQLQEIRTYYKFVDVDNDRYVINGEYCQVMLSPRELSYEHLPSKIWMNEHLTYTHGYGVCLGPVNKISKEGLPEFMIKDIPPICLTDLKLEKPQIYYGEIPNEYCFVRTNAKEFDYPAGDKNVYITYTGRGDIPVSSLFRKVLLAIRFQEPKILFSTEITNQSKIMYYRGVKERIQKICPFISYDHDPYLVIADGRLYWICDGYTVTNMYPYSEPMYQKAIGRASNYIRNSVKVVIDAYDGSMWFYISDSNDPIIQTYARIFPDLFLSLDKMPQDLKNHIRYPVDMFAVQSMMYCAYHMQDAQVFYNKEDLWAIHKKIVGGTTQQMEPYYTIMKLRGEKKEEFILMIPFTPARKDNMIAWLAARCDAPNYGNLLVYTFPKEKLIYGPSQIEARINQDAEISQQLSLWDQRGSNVNRGSLLVIPIENSLLYVEPLYLVAEQGKIPELKRVIVSFGNKIVMAQNLEQALAEIFGGKIVPAQIETKEEVIEEKPLSIKELAKQASAHFQNAEKHLQQGDWAGYGEELRKLKEVLKRLEHQ from the coding sequence TATTAATCCCTTTTTAGCTAAACTATTTTCTCCAAAAAGAAGGTTATTGATTATTGAGCCAGATTTGTTTGAAATACCCCACAAAGAAGAATTTGCCCCTTTTATAAATAAATTTTTATTAATTATTATTCTGTTAATGGCTATTTTTGTCGGTTATGGCTCTTCAAATAAATGGGAAGAATACCTCCAATTTATGAATCCGACATCTTTCAATTTATGTGACCCACTTTTCTCAAAAGACATTAGTTTTTATGTTTTTAAATTACCGTTTATCAAGTATGTTTATCAACTGTTATGTTTTAGTCTTGGGTTAGGAGTGGTGTTAGTCATAGGGATTTATCTTTTTGAAGGGGCAATGCGGATAACGACAGGAGGATTACGGTTTGTCCCGGCATTTAAAATTCATATCTCGATATTAGCCAGTTTAATCTTTGGATTGATAAGTTTGGGCATAATATTAAGGATGTATGAATTACTTTACTCACCCAGAGGGGTAGTTTTTGGAGCAAGTTGGACAGATATTCATGCCTATTTACCTGTCCTAAAGATTCTTTTTGTGCTTGGATTGATTACCGGCATATCATTTTTAATGAATATCTTCTTTACTAACTGGAAAATCACTATTGGATTATGTGGACTAATGTTAGTTATCTGGGTATTAGGTGGGAGGATGTATCCTGAGGTTATCCAACGACTTCAAGTTGCTCCTAATGAAATAAGGATGGAAGAACCTTATATAAAACTAAATATTAAATATACTCGGTCAGCGTATAATCTTAATAAAATAGAGATAAAAGAATTTCCTGCACAAGAAACCTTGACATTAGCGGATTTGAAAGCAAATGATATGACCATAAAAAATATTAGACTCTGGGACCAAGAGCCCCTTTTGAGCACTTATGGACAATTACAAGAAATCCGAACATATTATAAATTTGTTGATGTTGATAATGATAGATATGTGATTAACGGTGAATATTGTCAGGTAATGCTTTCTCCACGAGAATTATCTTATGAACATTTACCCAGTAAGATATGGATGAATGAACATCTGACCTACACACATGGTTATGGTGTCTGTTTGGGACCGGTAAATAAAATCTCTAAAGAAGGATTACCTGAATTTATGATTAAAGATATTCCACCAATTTGCCTGACAGACCTTAAATTGGAAAAACCTCAGATTTATTATGGCGAAATACCAAATGAATATTGTTTTGTCAGGACTAATGCAAAAGAATTTGATTATCCTGCCGGGGATAAAAATGTATATATAACCTATACAGGAAGGGGAGATATTCCAGTTAGTTCTTTGTTTCGAAAAGTACTATTAGCCATAAGATTTCAAGAACCAAAGATACTTTTCTCAACAGAGATTACTAACCAGAGTAAGATAATGTATTATCGAGGGGTAAAAGAAAGGATACAAAAAATCTGCCCTTTTATTAGTTATGACCATGACCCATATTTGGTTATTGCAGATGGAAGATTATACTGGATTTGTGATGGTTATACCGTGACGAATATGTATCCTTATTCAGAACCAATGTATCAAAAGGCTATTGGCAGGGCGAGTAATTATATTCGTAATTCAGTTAAAGTTGTAATAGATGCTTATGATGGTTCGATGTGGTTTTATATTAGTGATTCAAACGACCCAATCATTCAAACTTATGCCAGAATTTTTCCAGACCTTTTTCTATCATTAGATAAAATGCCTCAGGATTTGAAAAACCACATCAGGTATCCAGTAGATATGTTTGCGGTGCAATCTATGATGTATTGTGCTTATCACATGCAGGATGCACAGGTATTTTATAATAAAGAGGACTTATGGGCTATTCATAAGAAGATAGTGGGAGGCACTACTCAGCAAATGGAACCTTATTATACCATTATGAAATTACGAGGAGAGAAAAAGGAGGAGTTTATTTTGATGATTCCTTTTACTCCGGCTCGTAAGGATAATATGATTGCCTGGTTGGCCGCAAGATGCGATGCCCCTAATTATGGTAATTTATTAGTTTATACTTTCCCTAAGGAAAAGTTAATTTACGGTCCATCTCAAATTGAGGCAAGAATTAATCAAGATGCGGAAATCTCTCAACAACTATCACTCTGGGACCAGCGAGGGTCTAATGTCAATCGAGGTAGTTTATTGGTTATTCCAATTGAGAATTCACTTCTTTATGTCGAGCCACTTTATTTAGTTGCAGAACAAGGAAAAATTCCTGAATTAAAGCGGGTTATTGTTAGCTTTGGTAATAAAATTGTTATGGCACAAAACTTAGAACAGGCTCTTGCGGAAATCTTTGGTGGCAAGATAGTGCCTGCCCAGATTGAAACAAAAGAAGAAGTAATAGAAGAAAAACCGTTATCTATTAAGGAATTGGCAAAACAGGCCTCAGCACACTTTCAGAATGCAGAAAAACACTTGCAACAGGGTGACTGGGCAGGTTATGGAGAAGAATTACGCAAACTAAAAGAGGTGCTTAAGCGTTTAGAACATCAATAG